From the genome of Mucilaginibacter paludis DSM 18603:
TAATTCGCGATGTTGGATTAAAGCTGGCATACATGTTAAAGTTAACTATATTTAAATAGTTATTAGGGATGTAGCTTTGCTGATGCTGATCAGACAATGAAAATCGCGTTGTGTAGTTATCGCCGTTGCCTGTTAATGAAATATTGTTATTGGTTTGATAACCGGCTTGCAAAAAACGGTTAAGATTATTGGCACCACGGGCAACCCAGGGTGTGCCTTGCCTAACTCCATTTATAACCGGGCTGTCGTACTGGGGTATTAACTGGCCGTTAAAGTATGGTCCCCAAACATCATAATCACCATCTACACCTCCGGGTGCGCCACCCTTTCCGTCCACAAACTTGTAGTAGGTACTTTCACCGGGCCCATAGCTATCCTGTAATCTTGGGAAAGTTAAAAAACCGTTATTAAGAACGGTGCTGCTGTTTAAGTTAACAGTAAAGCCTTTTTTATTTTTATCTCCTTTTTTGGTGGTAATTAAAATGGCACCGGCCTGGGCACGGCTACCGTATAGGGCGGCTGCGGTTGGGCCTTTTAATACCGTGTAGGTTTCGATATCGTCGGGGCTGATATCGTATGTATCGGTATTGATAGGAAAACCATCAACTACATACAATGATATGGAGCTCCCACGCAACAAAACGTTAGGCGAGCGCAATAACTCGGCGTTGGGTGCTACCGATAAACCGGCAACTTTACCCGTTAAGCCGGATATGGGGTTGGGGTCGCGCGCTTTAATTAAATCTTCGCCATTAACCTCCTGAACCGAATACCCAATGGTACGGGTTTCCTTTTTTACGCCTAAGGCGGTTACAACAACCTCGGTAAGCGTTTTTGAATCTGGTAAAAGGGTTACATCAATAACTTTTTTACTGGCTACCAAAACTTCTTTTGATTCGGAACCGATAAATTTAAAAACCAATACGTCGCCGGGGTTTGCATTAATCATAAACCGGCCATCAGCATCAGTTGAAACGCCTTTGGCTGTCCCTTTAACTAATACAGAAACACCGGGGAGCGGCTGCTTATCTGCGTCAAACACAGTGCCCGACAACCTACTCTGGGCAAAAACTAAATGAGGAAGAACAGCCAGTAACAGTACAGTTACCAGCATCTTCAGTTTGAAGTACAATTGCTGCATAAAAGTGAAATTTGGTTTGATTTAACATTTTATTTATTGCAGCAATACTAAACTTTGTTTATAAATACTAAACAAAATTTACATTAAGAGTTGTTTAAGTTTATGGGCTTTTACTGTTAAAAATCTATTTTTACTAACAACAATATCACAGTTGAGTTACAATAGATTAACGATATACCTATGATTGATTTTTAACTAAGTGACTGATTGCCTTTTGTTTGAGGATATCGATATTATTAACCGGAATTGAGGTTTCTTTAGCCATATCATCCCACGTCCTGATTTTGATTATCAACTCTGCATCGGGGTTCAACTCAAATTCGCGGGCTTCTTCCGCCGTCATTACGCCACCCTGAAACTGAAGGGTAGCTTTACTGGCTTCCGACAGTTGCTGATAATATTCTGGAAATTTATAGGTGAGGTAACGCTTGGCAACCACATGGCTCTCTACCAAAGCAGCCATCCGCTCCGAAAAACCTTGTTTACGCAAGTAATCGCCACCTATCTTTTCATGATCAACATTGCCGAAACCGTCCATGCTAAGCGTTTCACCGTCTGCGGCACAAAGGTGACCGATGTCGTGAAAAAAAGCAGCTAAGATCACTTCATCTTCAAAACCTTCGGCTTCTGCCAAAGCAGCGGCCTGAGACATGTGTTCCAATTGCGAAACAGGTTCGCCTATGTAATCATCATTGCCATGTAATTCATATAAGGCAAATAAACTGTCGACTATTGCTACCGGGTTAAAGGTCATATTTTATTGATTTATTCAAATTAAGGCAAGTATTATTACTCTACCGTTAACGTAAAATGTGTTTTGTTGCTGTTTTAATAATTTATTTTGCGTGGCGATGCAACCCGCTTGTTGAAAAACCCCACTTAACAGATTTTAACCAAATGTTTGCTTGCGCCGAAATATCAAAAACCATATTTTCACACGCAATTATACTCCAACCGATGGAAGAAGATATATTAATCCAGATCAGTAACAAAATTAAAGAGCGCAGGCGCGAAAAAAACATAACTGTACACGACCTTGCCATTAAGGCTAATGTAAGTAAAGGGTTGATCTCGCAAATAGAGAATAGCAGAACCATACCGTCGTTAATTGTTTTAATTGATATTATCAGATCATTAGATATCGATCTGAACGTATTTTTTAAGGATATTCATAGTAAATCATCAAGTACCCCAATCATCGTCAGGCGCAAAGAACAATATGAGCATTTTGAAAAAGAAGACGCACATGGCTTCTATTACCAGCGGATTTTTACCCAACATATTAAACATTCAACTGTTGATTTTGTACTACTGGAGTTGAATGTGGACGCCTCAAGGCCATTTGTTGAAACACAGGCTTTTGAATTTAAATATTTTTTATCAGGCGAAATAGCGTACCATTTTAACGACAAAACAATTACTTTCAGCGCTGGTGATTCCATGTTATTTGACGGGCGTATACCGCACACACCTAAAAATATCGGAACGGAAAAAGCGATGATGCTGGTTATTTATTTTTTTGAAGAGAACAAAGTTTAATCATAATATAATAATGTCCGTTCCGGTTAATATCACTATTTGCTTCGATTGATGAGCGATAGTATTTCCATCAGGTCGTCTATAATGGCATCCGGCTTGGCGGCTTGTAACTGCTCAACAGTTTGTGCTCCGGTTGTAATACCAATGCTATAGTAACAACCTGCATTTTTTCCTTCTTCAATATCGATGGCAGAATCGCCTACTTTAATAACCCGGTTGCCGTTAAGTATATTAAACTGTTTCATGGCAAGTTGTATCATATCAGGATAAGGCCTGTTTTGAGCTACATCCGATGCGGTAATTAAAGCATCAAAATCTATTCCCGTCCGCCAGTTTAACTTATCAATAATTGTTTGCGCGGTAACCCTGTCATAGCCGGTATTCAAAATGGTAAGTACATCCATTTTTTTTAAAGCAGCAAATAGCTCGGCTGCATGGGGTTGTGGTAAAATCTCTTCTACCGCGTATGCATTGGTGAGCTGGGTAAAAAAATTATCATAGATCTGATCAATTAAGGCTTCATCAGCCACGCTGGCTTGAGTTGCAAGTACAGCCCTTATGGCCTGCTTTTTCTCTTTACCGGCTCCCAGGGCCAAAACTTCAGTTAAACCAATATTAAAACCGGCTTCGTTAATTGCCTTGTTGAGTGTTTTGTAAACCAGGTTGTTTTCGCTTACCGTAGTTCCGGCCATATCGAATACAACCATCTTTATTTGATGTTCCATTGTTGCGTTAATCTATAAATGTTGTCGGTTTTAATTATGAGAGCTGTTTTATTTTATATAACCGACATCATAAAATTCAACTGTTCTAAATAAATTTATTGCCACATTAACTGGCTATCCAACTCTGCTGGCTATCAATTGTTCACAAAGGCCAAATGAAAGTGTCATGCCGTTACCACCAAGGCCGTTAATTACCGTTACACCCGGTTCAACATCAACTATTAATTCAGTTTCGCCATTGGTCATTTTAGGATACACACCGTGCCATGACTGATGTAAATTCCAGTTTTTTAAATTAGCGAAAGTGTGTAGATAATCTTTAATAAAACGATTGATAAACTCTTTGTCAAAAGGGTCGTGCACCAGTCCATACTCGTGAGAATCGCCAATGGTTAGCTCCCCGCCACCGTTTTGCGATACCATGACATGAATACCCCATTTTAAATACTCCGCATACTGTACCTCATAACGATTGCGCAAAGCAGGTAATGAAGCCGCCACCTGGAAGCCCGGATAGTGGATCATGGATAAGCCCCCGCAAAGCGCAGGGCCTATACGCCAGCCATCGGGTTGCGTTTCAAGCCGCATCATTTGCAGTTTGCACTTGGTAATTGCCGAAGCCCCAAATAACTCCGGATATAGCGTCTCAAAATCCTGGCCGCTGCAAACATAAATTTCGTCGGCATCCCAGGCTTGCGTACCCGAAAATACTTTAGGATATTCAATTAAACTGATAGCGGTATTCCAGTAAAACTTAACATGATATCGTTCGGCCAGGTAAGCTGCAACCTGTGCAACTGCCACCCTCGATTCGATAATCATTTCTTCGGGGCTCCATAAAGCTCCTTTTAAACCATCAAGCTGTATTGCCGGCGATTTTTGTTCGGCTGCCGAAGGATTCAGTAACTGGCATGGCCTATATTGTTGATTACTCTCTACATATTCCTTCATCACCTGTAGTTCATCGTCATGATAAGCTAAATGCAGCGAGCCCACTTCATCGTGCCATATCCCGGCCTCGGTACATAGCTCCTTCCAAATGCTTCGCGATAGCATCGCTCTATCGTACATGGGCCCGGTGGCCTGGCCAATGGGCCAGATCATCCCGAAGTTGCGTATAGATGCCCCAACAGCTTGTTCGTTCCGTTCAAAAATGCTTACCTGGTATCCTCGTACCGCCAACGCCCTGGCAGTAGCTAACCCTACTATACCGGCGCCAATAATAATGGCCGACTTACTCATACTGTTCTGTTTTTAATGTGACGGGCTTAGTTGCCCGGTTTCTAAAATATAATAATGAAAAAATAGCGGACAGGCCGCCTATAATACCTACCAAAAGAACACCATCTCTAAAAAAAGCGGCCCAGCTAACTGATGGCCGCCCAAGTTCTTTAACCAACAATAAACTGATTGAGGCCAGGTAACCCATGGAGTCGGCAATGTAAATTAAGAAGCCAACATTACCTTTGCAATGAAAAGTAGCAATCATCCGTTCAAAAAATACGGCATTGTATGGCACATAGCCCAAGTAAAGCCCAAGGCCGGCCAGAGTCATCCATACCATGGGGCTTATCATCTGCATATTAAATAATAGTGTTGCACCGCATATCAACACGCACCCTAAAATGATCATGATATGAATGAGGCTGAAAGCTTGCAGGTTACGTTTAACAAGCACCAGTAAGCTCATTAACACCAATACAATAACAGAAATAATGGTATCAATTTTAGTAAAGATGGTGTTATCGTGTATCCCTAAGGCCGACCAGATTTCTACCTCAAAATTATCGCGTACATCTCGCATCACGGTAAGTAATACATAAATTACGATGGTTAGTAATATACCGGGCCAAAAGCGGGATAAAAAATCTAAACGTTCAGCTGCATTCATGGGTGCTCTTTTGGTACGCAAACTAATGTCTTCGGCAGTAGGCGGAGGCATCAGCTCAAGGCAGCCAACAAATAGTACTAAAGGGATTACGAATAAAGCGCCCGTTAAAAATGGCATCCAATAGGCGTTAATTGCCCAGCTGCTAATTAATGTACGCCCAATGGTTTTGATTAAGCCAGACGCAAAAATTAAACTGATTGATAGCACCGCTGCCATAAACTCGGTGGATTTGCGGCCCTCAAGATAACTAAAAACGATCCCCCATATCATGCCGAGAGGGAAACCGTTTAAAAACAGGCAAATAATATTATAGGGCGCAGGTATAAGCGCAAATAGCAACAAGGCAAGCCAGCTTGCGCCGATCAGTAAAAAAATACTTGGCGCGCGGCGGTCATCCTTAAGTTCTGAAATGAAGCGAATACCATAAAACTTACTTAACGTATAACCCAAAACCTGGGCTATAACTAACCATACTTTGTAATCTACATGCAAATATTGTTGACCGGGAAATGTAGCTGAAGCGAATGCCTTACGAAAAGCATACATTGCTGTATAAGTTCCAAAGGCAGCTATAGCAGCCAACACCGATATTACTCCGTAAGGTAATTTAGCTACCTCAATCCGCAAACGCTGTATAATTTTACTGTCTGTGTTTATTTGAAGATCCCTATTCATATTTCCAGTAAAGGCGCATAATATCTAAAAATCAGAAAACCTGTAACTCGATCAATTACTAAGCAATACTATACTTTGTTTATTAATACTAAACTAAATTAATGTTAAATGTAATGTTTGATGCGGGTGTAATTTGCTTACTCATAACCCTGCCGTAAGAAGTAGTTCCATAAAACTGCGATAAGTAACAGGTTTAGTAGTATATAACTATTTAAGGTTATAGCAGGCAAAATGAGTTTAGCGCTTTTTTTATAAACAAGTAAAAAGTTTTTTCCATACTGTACACACGGCTTGCTGATAAAAAAACTAAGCTTGTGCATATTAATTCAAATAGCTATTAATTATTATAATACAATTATTAATTTTACGCTAAACCTAAATTTTTTCATATCCTATACGCTTTTAATGAGTACCTATATCTTAGGGACCGGACCATCACATGATGGTTCCGCCTGCATTTTAAAAAATGGTGAAATAATTGTTGCCATTGAAAAAGAACGCCTGAAACGAATTAAGCACGACGGTGCTAACAGCTATGCAACCGCAACCAAGCTTAATACCAAAAGCTTCCCCGAAATGATTAGCTGGACCTGCCAGATAAACATGTATGAACAAAGCGTTAACAATCATGAATAATACAACCGAATTGCCGGATATAGCACCATCTGCAGAAACAGGCGGGCTGGGGATTATGCATCTGAAAAGATTTTGGAACAAGGCCCAGTTGAAAAAACAGAATTTGTTAAGTGCCAATGCCTATCATCAGGAATGGCAGAC
Proteins encoded in this window:
- a CDS encoding HD domain-containing protein encodes the protein MTFNPVAIVDSLFALYELHGNDDYIGEPVSQLEHMSQAAALAEAEGFEDEVILAAFFHDIGHLCAADGETLSMDGFGNVDHEKIGGDYLRKQGFSERMAALVESHVVAKRYLTYKFPEYYQQLSEASKATLQFQGGVMTAEEAREFELNPDAELIIKIRTWDDMAKETSIPVNNIDILKQKAISHLVKNQS
- a CDS encoding cupin domain-containing protein → MEEDILIQISNKIKERRREKNITVHDLAIKANVSKGLISQIENSRTIPSLIVLIDIIRSLDIDLNVFFKDIHSKSSSTPIIVRRKEQYEHFEKEDAHGFYYQRIFTQHIKHSTVDFVLLELNVDASRPFVETQAFEFKYFLSGEIAYHFNDKTITFSAGDSMLFDGRIPHTPKNIGTEKAMMLVIYFFEENKV
- a CDS encoding HAD-IA family hydrolase, whose protein sequence is MEHQIKMVVFDMAGTTVSENNLVYKTLNKAINEAGFNIGLTEVLALGAGKEKKQAIRAVLATQASVADEALIDQIYDNFFTQLTNAYAVEEILPQPHAAELFAALKKMDVLTILNTGYDRVTAQTIIDKLNWRTGIDFDALITASDVAQNRPYPDMIQLAMKQFNILNGNRVIKVGDSAIDIEEGKNAGCYYSIGITTGAQTVEQLQAAKPDAIIDDLMEILSLINRSK
- a CDS encoding TIGR03364 family FAD-dependent oxidoreductase, whose protein sequence is MSKSAIIIGAGIVGLATARALAVRGYQVSIFERNEQAVGASIRNFGMIWPIGQATGPMYDRAMLSRSIWKELCTEAGIWHDEVGSLHLAYHDDELQVMKEYVESNQQYRPCQLLNPSAAEQKSPAIQLDGLKGALWSPEEMIIESRVAVAQVAAYLAERYHVKFYWNTAISLIEYPKVFSGTQAWDADEIYVCSGQDFETLYPELFGASAITKCKLQMMRLETQPDGWRIGPALCGGLSMIHYPGFQVAASLPALRNRYEVQYAEYLKWGIHVMVSQNGGGELTIGDSHEYGLVHDPFDKEFINRFIKDYLHTFANLKNWNLHQSWHGVYPKMTNGETELIVDVEPGVTVINGLGGNGMTLSFGLCEQLIASRVG
- a CDS encoding DUF5690 family protein; the encoded protein is MNRDLQINTDSKIIQRLRIEVAKLPYGVISVLAAIAAFGTYTAMYAFRKAFASATFPGQQYLHVDYKVWLVIAQVLGYTLSKFYGIRFISELKDDRRAPSIFLLIGASWLALLLFALIPAPYNIICLFLNGFPLGMIWGIVFSYLEGRKSTEFMAAVLSISLIFASGLIKTIGRTLISSWAINAYWMPFLTGALFVIPLVLFVGCLELMPPPTAEDISLRTKRAPMNAAERLDFLSRFWPGILLTIVIYVLLTVMRDVRDNFEVEIWSALGIHDNTIFTKIDTIISVIVLVLMSLLVLVKRNLQAFSLIHIMIILGCVLICGATLLFNMQMISPMVWMTLAGLGLYLGYVPYNAVFFERMIATFHCKGNVGFLIYIADSMGYLASISLLLVKELGRPSVSWAAFFRDGVLLVGIIGGLSAIFSLLYFRNRATKPVTLKTEQYE